A genomic window from Triplophysa dalaica isolate WHDGS20190420 chromosome 24, ASM1584641v1, whole genome shotgun sequence includes:
- the cep152 gene encoding LOW QUALITY PROTEIN: centrosomal protein of 152 kDa (The sequence of the model RefSeq protein was modified relative to this genomic sequence to represent the inferred CDS: inserted 1 base in 1 codon), translating to MSIDFDSAALQTQQEEEEYDQEDYAREQELQKLLTDLPDDMLEDSRECSSPELDRSTCSHQGDDNRTRHAWNVPQWEDRRPSHEGHYEEDGQGSYNEDSYRSHTSQTKSHPYHLQAGSEHLHPGWNQQTSGNYQYQNGTXAGTDESCGTDFSAADGADQNAYPHDALPNGAVYHEEEAQSNGLNYGVHASAKKQLQCVAGNRPADHYKASYNPHQPPNQPKMFNPQAANHNGHFDQLQRDFLDSTQKTSDGQQLAQLHILNRAQSRQIEELEQKLEDCRRNMRYLEHQFAIVKDERDGLAMSLKESGALVEEEKEKEAQLQARIRSLEKQTHALVEREQESVQQQRAAEVAMDSMQQQMMELCGSETLTRAREQHDRDMTALREQHEAKLLALQQKLDEQSQSLEVQAEAGKRLLDQVRQLERQREEDQMDRASVINTLTQRLEESQQQCAKLLHTGSVQEVSQLQMKLQQALSSRSISEDINKALQEDLTELKEQINLYESAVKHGALSIESNGDWENQLSESCIDLGIKKSRWRNGRIHSTPHIADVGDSGLLKDDVVRGLKSELQRCLSHLKSKRLKISELQEELKSSQTKTEGLQTQLDQAEKTARDSKVRESSLEKHLKSSGLGAAPQKELVRLQEERQVLQDRVEALEKRNQELKQSEEKVKTANFELCTKMREMIQELDQEKQEAAERYDRTQQQYRDDVVNRVQAELAEEHTAHVEQLISQHQQQIQQLESKLSDLSQEMLAVQECYISVCKEKDKLDENLQREIDEERRLREDELKRREESDCALERLESQHQEDVTQLKARWKTETQAEVEQLVQKQLESARQNWQRECETLEKCWAQKLQRAQEEIVKLKKADACEGGCQTSFLETTTQMISPDELEIRLSDQRETLQQEAATAQARVLDEAVKRTQRELQQKHTDGLAIKVEGAISRARSRWLQDLTSLPEYKSSLQTEKDEWERQHEKRVQEQVSAAVKNVEDEWQEKLCTKCTELEECNRRNQELLEEVLILSTLQEGSGQEQAALIKAEMAAARDVWMRDKQEEISRLRAELQKEHKHKLQVVLEQNLKLRNVELQETLREKEQDWRSQQEIRLHEETRRVQEEVLSDLKGVLLEGFEGRNSEQTSSSVTGTIRSRLWQICRETLSQTVHQAKQEWKKSSEDKLRCVLKETQERHEAEISGLMARWKQGPCTSTECAESLAKLQKRNQDLQRHLQKACRHLQRATREHKSTLQKMKDEHEEALQKLQKSHNRALGELQQASDAEAQSSAVNRRNLQAGLEEMKDQYTQAVEKIKGDMLRYLQETKERSADLIRAEVMRERQDTARKMRRYYLTCVQELLEDEGHTTGAEKKIISAASKLASMAKVLETPVPKRKLLKAQHSQGESAKSDGNTTDSQAQVLGAASHGAEVHVRRKDQKIYNLTETIYTAKQKSVKSKYKDFEPDFLKSGMLYDSKDPGMTPHIPHTSQKCTQSGLGICSNVTDDSIFKSNDRTTNVTLRKHSREKFMEGFLIEEPPVRDEGQSDWSLTSIGCNFVNKVQLTSSYPEPGKPFLINDPLLGGLKLGSSIGESSDITLYKEIVPPFYSKVGDGRANKHRESIPGSEDDVLKSCPMSLFSELKVRQHDSGFDSPLARHQK from the exons CTCCAGAAGCTCCTGACTGATCTCCCTGATGATATGCTGGAGGACAGTCGTGAATGCTCCTCACCCGAGCTCGACCGCTCGACCTGCAGTCATCAGGGAGATGACAACAG AACACGTCATGCTTGGAATGTGCCACAGTGGGAGGATCGAAGACCTTCCCATGAGGGA CACTATGAGGAGGATGGTCAAGGATCTTACAATGAAGACAGCTACAGAAGTCACACCTCTCAGACCAAAAGTCACCCTTATCACCTCCAGGCGGGATCAGAACATTTACACCCAGGTTGGAACCAACAAACCAGCGGGAACTACCAGTACCAGAACGGAA ACGCGGGCACGGATGAGTCCTGCGGCACTGACTTCTCTGCTGCAGATGGGGCTGACCAGAACGCGTATCCGCATGATGCTCTTCCAAACGGGGCAGTTTACCATGAAGAAGAGGCCCAAAGCAATGGGTTAAACTATGGAGTGCATGCCAGTGCAAAAAAGCAACTCCAG TGTGTTGCTGGAAACAGACCTGCTGACCACTACAAGGCCAGTTACAACCCACACCAGCCTCCCAACCAACCAAAGATGTTCAATCCTCAAGCAGCCAATCACAATGGCCATTTCGACCAGCTTCAGAGGGACTTCCTGGACTCAACGCAGA AAACATCAGATGGTCAGCAGCTGGCTCAACTGCACATTCTGAACAGAGCTCAGTCCAGACAGATCGAAGAGCTCGAGCAGAAACTGGAGGACTGCAGGAGGAACATGAGATATCTGGAGCATCAGTTTGCCATCGTCAAAG ATGAGAGGGACGGTCTGGCGATGTCATTGAAGGAGTCCGGTGCTCTTGTCgaggaggaaaaagaaaaagaggcTCAGCTGCAGGCCCGAATCAGATCTCTAGAGAAACAAACCCATGCTCTGGTGGAAAGAGAGCAGGAG aGCGTGCAGCAGCAGCGTGCAGCTGAGGTAGCAATGGACAGCATGCAGCAGCAGATGATGGAGCTGTGTGGATCTGAAACGCTGACGCGAGCGCGTGAGCAGCATGACAGAGACATGACAGCCCTCAGGGAACAGCATGAAGCCAAACTGCTGGCACTTCAGCAGAAATTAGATGAACAATCACAGAGCCTGGAGGTGCAG gcTGAAGCTGGCAAGCGTCTGCTGGATCAGGTCAGACAGCTGGAGCGtcagagagaagaagatcagaTGGACAGAGCTTCAGTCATCAACACCCTCACACAGCGACTGGAGGAGAGCCAGCAGCAATGTGCCAAACTGCTTCACACTG GCTCTGTGCAGGAGGTGAGCCAGTTACAGATGAAGCTACAGCAGGCCCTGTCCTCCCGTTCTATCAGTGAAGATATCAACAAAGCTCTGCAG GAAGACTTAACTGAGCTGAAGGAGCAGATCAATCTGTACGAGTCTGCGGTTAAACACGGAGCTCTTTCCATTGAGTCTAATGGAGACTGGGAGAACCAGCTGTCTGAGTCTTGCATCGATCTTGGGATCAAAAAGTCCAGGTGGCGAAATGGACGAATCCACAG taCCCCTCACATAGCAGATGTGGGAGACTCCGGCCTGCTGAAGGACGATGTGGTGCGAGGGCTGAAGAGCGAGTTACAGCGCTGCCTGAGTCACCTAAAGAGCAAAAGACTGAAGATCTCAGAGCTGCAGGAGGAACTAAAGAGTTCACAGACCAAAACAGAGGGCTTGCAGACGCAGCTAGACCAAGCTGAGAAGACCGCAAGAGACTCGAAG GTTAGGGAGAGCAGCTTGGAGAAACACTTGAAATCGTCTGGATTGGGCGCCGCCCCTCAGAAAGAGCTTGTCCGACTGCAGGAGGAACGGCAAGTCCTGCAGGACAGAGTAGAG GCTCTGGAGAAGAGGAACCAGGAGCTGAAGCAGAGTGAGGAAAAGGTGAAAACCGCTAATTTTGAGCTCTGCACCAAGATGAGAGAGATGATCCAAGAGCTGGACCAGGAGAAACAGGAAGCAGCGGAGAG GTATGACAGGACTCAGCAGCAGTACAGGGATGACGTGGTGAATCGTGTGCAGGCAGAGCTCGCAGAAGAGCACACGGCTCATGTGGAGCAGCTCATCAGCCAACATCAGCAACAAATCCAGCAGCTAGA GTCAAAGCTGTCTGACCTCAGTCAGGAGATGTTGGCCGTGCAGGAGTGCTACATATCGGTTTGTAAAGAGAAAGACAAATTGGATGAAAATCTGCAGAGAGAGATTGACGAAGAGAGACGATTGAGAGAGGATGAG CTaaaaagaagagaggagagCGACTGTGCTCTGGAGAGACTAGAGTCCCAGCATCAGGAGGACGTGACACAACTCAAAGCCCGGTGGAAGACAGAAACACAAGCTGAGGTTGAGCAGCTGGTTCAAAAGCAGCTGGAAAGCGCCAGACAGAACTGGCAGCGCGAGTGCGAGACG TTGGAGAAATGCTGGGCTCAGAAGCTACAGAGAGCTCAGGAGGAGATCGTGAAGCTCAAAAAGGCAGACGCTTGTGAGGGAGGGTGTCAGACCAGCTTTCTGGAGACCACCACGCAGATGATTTCACCAGACGAGCTGGAGATCAGACTCAGCGATCAGAGAGAGACACTGCAGCAGGAAGCTGCGACCGCTCAGGCCAGAGTGTTGGATGAGGCTGTGAAACGCACTCAGAGAGAACTGCAGCAGAAACACACTGATGGCCTCGCAATAAAG GTTGAAGGTGCAATATCACGGGCTCGCTCTAGATGGCTCCAAGACTTAACCTCTTTACCGGAATACAAAAGCAGCTTGcaaacagagaaagatgaatGGGAGAGGCAACACGAGAAACGGGTTCAAGAACAG GTGTCTGCAGCAGTGAAGAATGTGGAGGATGAGTGGCAGGAGAAACTCTGTACCAAATGCACCGAGCTGGAGGAGTGTAACAGGAGAAACCAAGAGCTTCTGGAGGAGGTGCTCATCCTCAGCACTCTACAGGAGGGTTCAGGACAGGAGCAGGCCGCTCTCATCAAAGCAGAGATGGCAGCGGCAAGAGATGTTTGGATGAGGGACAAGCAAGAGGAGATTTCCCGTCTTAGAGCAGAGCTTCAGAAagagcacaaacacaaacttcaAGTCGTGCTGGAGCAAAACCTCAAACTGAGAAACGTTGAGCTGCAGGAGACCCTCAGGGAGAAGGAACAGGACTGGAGGAGCCAGCAGGAGATCAG ACTGCATGAGGAGACACGGCGGGTGCAGGAGGAGGTGCTCTCTGATCTAAAGGGGGTGTTGCTGGAGGGCTTTGAGGGGAGGAACAGCGAACAGACGTCCAGCAGCGTAACAGGAACCATCAGATCCAGACTGTGGCAGATCTGCAGAGAAACACTCAGTCAAACAGTCCACCAGGCCAAACAGGAATGGAAGAAG AGCAGTGAAGATAAGCTGAGATGTGTGCTGAAGGAGACCCAGGAGCGACATGAAGCTGAGATCT CAGGTTTAATGGCTCGGTGGAAACAGGGCCCGTGCACCAGCACTGAATGTGCAGAGTCTCTGGCGAAGCTCCAGAAAAGGAATCAAGATCTTCAGAGGCATCTCCAAAAGGCCTGCCGACACCTTCAGAGGGCCACGCGAGAACACAAGAGCACCCTTCAGAAGATGAAAG ACGAGCATGAGGAAGCCCTGCAGAAACTACAGAAGAGTCACAACAGAGCTCTCGGTGAACTCCAACAAGCCTCAGATGCAGAAGCACAGTCGAG TGCAGTGAACCGGAGGAATCTTCAAGCGGGTCTTGAGGAGATGAAGGATCAGTACACACAGGCTGTGGAGAAGATAAAAG GTGACATGCTGCGATACCTTCAGGAGACTAAGGAGCGATCGGCTGATCTGATCAGGGCCGAGGTCATGAGGGAGAGACAGGACACCGCCAGGAAGATGCGCAGGTATTACCTCACCTGTGTGCAGGAGCTGCTTGAAGATGAAGGCCACACCACAGG TGCAGAGAAGAAAATTATCAGCGCTGCTAGTAAACTGGCCTCTATGGCCAAAGTTCTGGAGACCCCTGTACCCAAACGCAAGCTTTTAAAAGCCCAGCACTCTCAAG GTGAATCAGCCAAATCAGACGGTAACACAACTGATTCTCAGGCTCAAGTTCTGGGTGCTGCCTCACATGGAGCTGAAGTTCATGTTAGAAGAAAGGACCAAAAGATTTACAACCTAACTGAGACCATCTATACAGCCAAACAGAAAAGCGTCAAATCAAAATATAAGGACTTCGAACCCGATTTCCTCAAGTCTGGGATGTTGTATGATTCTAAGGACCCCGGGATGACACCTCATATACCTCACACTTCCCAAAAATGCACACAGAGTGGATTAGGCATCTGTTCCAATGTTACTGACGAtagcatttttaaaagcaatgaCAGGACGACTAATGTTACTTTAAGAAAGCATAGCAGGGAGAAGTTTATGGAGGGTTTTCTGATAGAAGAACCGCCTGTCCGGGATGAAGGTCAGAGCGATTGGAGTTTAACCAGTATCGGATGTAATTTTGTAAACAAGGTTCAGCTGACATCATCGTACCCTGAGCCAGGCAAGCCATTCTTAATAAATGACCCTTTATTGGGTGGTTTGAAATTGGGAAGCTCCATTGGTGAAAGTTCTGATATCACACTTTACAAAGAGATTGTTCCACCTTTTTACTCAAAAGTTGGAGATGGCAGagcaaataaacacagagaatCAATTCCTGGATCAGAAGATGATGTGCTTAAATCATGTCCCATGAGTTTGTTTTCAGAGTTGAAAGTGCGTCAACATGACAGTGGGTTCGACAGTCCATTGGCACGGCATCAGAAGTAA
- the slc27a2b gene encoding very long-chain acyl-CoA synthetase, with product MFWLLVSCVLFLFALRFRFPYFITDVQYGYRILLVAYHATKIRKSKPFHTLLDRFQEHVQKHPDKAFIRFGDETYTYAETDRRSNKIARCLLKHADLHAGDSVALLVGNEPMFMWIWLALTKIGCSAALLNYNIRSRSLLHCFSCSGAKALIASTELQDAVEEVLPALREQGVTVYILTDSVNCVGTESLTDKINQASDEPIPADLRANITLKSVAVYIYTSGTTGLPKAGLVTHQRLWAMSLFQLLCGVTSEDVLYINLPLYHSAGFCIGFGGCIERGSSIVLKSKFSSSQFWDDCRKYNVTLIQYIGETMRYLCNTPKRFSDPVHNVRMAIGNGMRADIWRTFISRFGHIEIKEFYGATEGITGFLNFPGKIGAVGRLHAVHKKVSPFAIVKFDQERGEPVRNADGFCTEVTKGETGLLLSKITQTHPFIGYAGDQKQTEKTKLYHVFEKGDVYFNSGDLFRIDNDSFVYFQDRVGDTFRWKGENVSTNEVLDILTMVTCIEQANVYGVTVPGHEGRIGMAAVKLKDDQQFDCECFFSHVTTYLPSYARPRFIRIKNEIDTTGTYKYMKAKLTEEGFNPAGIKEPLFVLDETMKRYRPLTQETYESILEGHFRL from the exons ATGTTCTGGCTGCTCGTGAGCTGCGTTTTATTCCTATTCGCGTTGAGATTCCGCTTTCCATACTTCATCACAGACGTCCAGTACGGTTACCGGATCTTATTAGTCGCATATCACGCGACCAAAATAAGAAAATCCAAACCTTTCCATACTTTACTGGACCGATTTCAGGAGCATGTTCAGAAACATCCCGACAAAGCGTTCATTCGCTTCGGCGACGAGACGTACACGTACGCGGAGACGGACAGACGGAGCAATAAGATCGCGAGGTGTTTATTAAAGCACGCGGATCTTCACGCGGGAGATTCAGTGGCTCTTCTCGTGGGAAACGAACCCATGTTCATGTGGATATGGTTGGCTTTGACGAAGATCGGATGCTCTGCGGCTCTTCTGAACTATAACATCAGATCCAGATCACTGCTGCACTGCTTCTCCTGCAGCGGAGCCAAAGCACTCATCGCCTCAACAG AGCTGCAGGATGCCGTTGAAGAAGTGCTGCCTGCGCTCAGAGAGCAAGGAGTCACTGTCTATATACTGACTGACAGTGTTAACTGTGTTGGGACGGAGAGTTTAACCGACAAGATCAATCAGGCTTCAGATGAGCCCATTCCTGCCGACCTGAGAGCCAACATCACCTTGAAAAGTGTAGCGGTGTACATCTATACATCAGGCACGACAG GTCTTCCAAAGGCAGGTTTGGTTACTCATCAGAGGTTATGGGCGATGTCCCTCTTCCAGTTACTTTGCGGAGTGACCTCTGAAGATGTTCTGTACATCAACCTTCCCTTGTATCACAGTGCTGGATTTTGTATCGGATTCGGAGGGTGTATTGAGAGAG GAAGCAGTATAGTTTTGAAGAGCAAGTTTTCGTCCTCTCAGTTTTGGGATGACTGCAGGAAATACAATGTAACTTTGATCCAGTACATTGGAGAAACAATGCGTTATCTCTGCAATACGCCAAAG CGTTTTAGCGACCCAGTACACAACGTTAGAATGGCCATCGGGAACGGTATGAGGGCAGATATTTGGAGGACATTTATTAGCCGGTTCGGTCATATTGAAATCAAAGAATTCTACGGTGCAACTGAGGGTATCACAGGCTTCCTGAACTTCCCTGGGAAAATTGGGGCTGTTGGTAGATTGCACGCTGTTCATAAG AAGGTAAGCCCTTTTGCCATTGTTAAGTTTGACCAGGAGCGAGGGGAACCTGTCAGGAACGCTGATGGATTTTGCACGGAGGTTACTAAAG GTGAGACAGGTCTGCTGCTGTCAAAGATCACCCAAACGCATCCTTTTATTGGATATGCCGGAGATCAGAAGCAGACAGAAAAGACGAAACTTTACCATGTGTTTGAAAAGGGAGATGTATACTTCAACTCCGGCGATCTGTTCAGGATAGACAATGATAGCTTTGTCTACTTTCAGGATCGTGTGGGCGACACTTTTAG GTGGAAAGGGGAAAACGTGTCCACAAATGAAGTTTTGGACATTCTAACGATGGTAACATGTATCGAGCAAGCAAACGTGTACGGCGTTACAGTTCCAG GACATGAGGGAAGGATAGGAATGGCTGCCGTCAAACTAAAGGACGACCAACAGTTTGATTGCGAATGTTTTTTTAGTCACGTGACCACTTACCTTCCTTCTTACGCCAGACCGCGCTTCATACGGATCAAG AATGAAATTGATACTACTGGCACCTATAAATATATGAAAGCAAAGCTAACAGAGGAGGGCTTCAACCCTGCGGGAATCAAAGAGCCTTTGTTTGTTCTGGATGAGACGATGAAAAGATACAGACCTCTGACACAGGAAACATACGAGTCCATTTTAGAGGGTCACTTCAGGTTGTGA
- the zgc:101540 gene encoding hsFATP2a_ACSVL_like domain-containing protein, with protein sequence MLIWFTLLAGLALLPLLLRTFKPYFFQDCAYVFHALGFGIRLIKYKRTSPFYSIVDCFLDAVRKHPHKTFVHFEGKTFTYSDVERESNKVANALRSVAALKEGDTVALFIGNEPCFIWTWLGLAKLGCPAALLNFNIRSRSLLHCFSCCGANVLIAAADLRDAVEEILPALKEKGITVYLLSDEHSTDGIQSINQKIAEASDKPLSPSLRSNVNIKTTALYIYTSGTTGLPKAAYVTHEKVWAASFIQGVSGLTSGDIFYINLPLYHSAGFLIGLVGSIERGNTVVLRRKFSASQFWDDCRKYNITGMQYIGETLRYLCNTPKNEKDRDHKVRIAIGNGVRADVWKEFINRFGHIHVRELYAATEGNVGFINYTDKVGAVGRLNILSKIFLPFALIKFDVEKEEPVRNSQGLCIPAQRGEVGLLVGKITKRTPFVGYAGNKQQTEKKRLGDVFVKGDLYFNSGDLLRIDHNNFIYFQDRVGDTFRWKGENVATTEVGDILTTVDCIEEANVYGVKVEGHEGRIGMAAVTLREGREFDCVTSFSVLANYLPVYARPRFIRIQNSLEMTGTFKMKKVQLVEDGFDPTRIQDQLYFLDLTQKKYIPLTQEIFNSIMSHDIKL encoded by the exons ATGTTGATCTGGTTTACGCTCCTGGCGGGTCTCGCGCTTTTGCCTTTGCTGCTGAGAACTTTCAAGCCGTATTTTTTCCAGGACTGCGCTTACGTGTTTCACGCGCTCGGATTCGGGATCCGATTGATTAAATACAAACGCACATCTCCCTTCTACAGCATAGTGGACTGTTTTCTGGATGCGGTGAGGAAACATCCGCACAAGACGTTCGTGCATTTCGAGGGCAAGACGTTCACTTATTCGGACGTGGAGAGAGAAAGTAATAAAGTCGCGAACGCGCTGCGCTCCGTCGCCGCGCTCAAGGAGGGAGATACGGTGGCCCTTTTCATCGGGAACGAGCCGTGCTTTATATGGACCTGGCTCGGTCTGGCTAAGCTGGGCTGTCCCGCGGCACTCCTGAACTTTAATATCCGATCCAGATCACTCCTGCACTGCTTCTCCTGCTGCGGAGCGAACGTGCTCATAGCCGCTGCTG ACCTCCGTGATGCTGTTGAGGAGATCTTGCCTGCACTGAAAGAGAAGGGGATAACAGTCTACCTCCTGTCAGATGAACACAGTACAGACGGCATCCAGAGCATCAATCAGAAGATCGCTGAAGCATCTGACAAACCGCTGTCTCCATCTCTCAGGTCCAATGTTAACATCAAGACTACAGCACTGTATATCTACACCTCCGGCACCACAG GTCTTCCTAAAGCTGCATACGTGACCCATGAGAAAGTTTGGGCTGCTTCATTTATCCAGGGTGTGTCTGGGTTGACATCTGGAGACATATTCTACATCAATCTGCCTCTGTATCACAGCGCTGGGTTTCTCATCGGACTCGTCGGATCCATTGAGAGAG GTAACACAGTTGTTCTGCGAAGAAAGTTTTCAGCCTCTCAGTTCTGGGATGACTGcagaaaatataacataactGGCATGCAGTACATTGGAGAAACGCTGCGCTACCTCTGCAATACACCGAAG AACGAAAAGGACCGAGACCACAAAGTGAGGATCGCCATTGGTAACGGTGTGCGAGCAGACGTCTGGAAAGAGTTCATCAACCGCTTCGGACACATTCACGTGCGGGAGCTGTACGCCGCCACTGAGGGAAACGTCGGCTTTATCAATTACACCGATAAAGTTGGAGCTGTCGGTCGGCTCAATATTCTAAGCAAG ATATTTCTCCCCTTTGCACTGATCAAGTTTGACGTTGAGAAAGAAGAGCCAGTGAGAAACTCCCAGGGGCTGTGTATCCCAGCTCAAAGAG GTGAAGTGGGACTTTTGGTCGGGAAGATTACTAAACGCACCCCTTTTGTCGGCTACGCTGGGAACAAGCAGCAAACAGAGAAGAAGAGACTCGGTGACGTGTTTGTGAAAGGAGATCTGTATTTCAACAGCGGCGACCTGCTGAGGATTGATCACAACAACTTTATCTATTTTCAAGATCGAGTTGGAGACACTTTCAG GTGGAAAGGAGAAAATGTGGCTACAACTGAGGTCGGTGATATTCTCACTACGGTGGACTGCATTGAGGAGGCGAATGTATATGGAGTCAAAGTTGAAG gACATGAAGGAAGAATTGGAATGGCTGCTGTTACACTGAGAGAAGGCAGAGAGTTTGACTGCGTCACATCCTTCAGTGTTCTGGCTAACTACCTCCCTGTGTACGCCCGACCCCGCTTCATCCGAATTCAG AATTCCTTGGAAATGACAGGAACCTTCAAGATGAAAAAAGTGCAACTGGTGGAGGACGGCTTCGATCCAACCCGGATACAAGATCAGCTTTATTTCCTGGATTTGACTCAGAAGAAATACATTCCACTGACTCAGGAGATTTTTAATTCCATCATGTCACACGACATTAAATTGTGA